In a single window of the Hippocampus zosterae strain Florida chromosome 6, ASM2543408v3, whole genome shotgun sequence genome:
- the si:ch211-102c2.8 gene encoding trichohyalin isoform X3 produces the protein MEPLSHYTGDQNEFHSDQHNSGSGFEPARPPLSADPCDFLLDAIDAQLGNLQVKNRQLDRIDSAPFRLSQAPSKDTGLGSTVSQTNDTPMSCLDLQVTPAVQQTADSTSSVAPATHEVATWELDVRTSGKVQMESHKEQVMWRLERLLGDTCKQGTMSSDPHPPSESICTEDFVRCFREEMVELALPEGSLDELDKQGEAERTLMTSSGDPCLSRQNTQKGVRSEATTNVKSSKQEPEQSEELGRCSSETSGVQTSHVVFYSTEVEKEHQNPKHIISPKARCLAGIPVRNFDTVSVDSDLDSVCTDQVRQHLCRRAVQKPTGAAQNKSTRCKAQQKCRPMKSLEDDDKDTDEESNGHWSRRSELEKASEKMHSAWEKMSERLSSLRQRCEKVEETLRMKKSHLTEVELSLSELQLRRKHAFHDLERLSAETGHLETEKSQLEVVLKDCKAEINSLSCQLQNLQRQKESHLRTVRNLQEELKKREQLEQLSCVETSRATSELERQLGCANAELFSERRRAREKQESMQQMLEETCEELLRASEAQTSLRNRCSSLEEMHKQKKEEIENLECQAEELRGKLGACTAKVDTLEKLLGQKEQQLQELQEQHGGLQTERERLKGELEFLKSQQHSALQEAREHARTMMEAALKQQRKDLVSIHEQQMQKLKKDDAKALKNSLEHQKEESRKREEELRAQTLQTVLYCEPFDKTLRGDITWTLCSSHIQVHKAIDEERRKWEADKIAAVHFHRGLLEEQNRRDLETAQSELHREKANALTLQRRVAELQSRVQELEAERCVQQREQESLLSAVCKSLKQERRDELDKLQKHMLQESGKTELQLEQAVRKAEAETERIGRMLEEQRVSHLDARAEQEQQLGVWAQELVAQCEFLRLLIEKNGGQQNAVQLPRSSTIDEALAQLKAQQEPLKHLIEYLHQEFDSQRQASEQLLKDKERALRIQREQMRMEQKQALDSLKNRLIQDHVEELSSLKWAHWSAAGLEASLRKQLEDKDMELRQVQRNMTQWKEQTTARLACKFEEELTAELERCRSKLLRGRKTSMNEEEQLRTEGQRRLSAKSRVKQLRVENQTWVPTGPNFPTHNHQESRKA, from the exons ATGGAGCCACTCAGCCATTACACAGGGGACCAGAATGAATTTCACTCAG ACCaacacaacagcggcagcgggTTTGAACCAGCTCGACCTCCTCTCAGTGCGGACCCCTGTGACTTCCTGCTGGATGCCATTGACGCTCAGCTGGGGAACCTGCAA GTCAAGAATCGGCAACTTGACCGCATCGATTCAG CCCCATTTAGGTTGAGTCAGGCTCCCAGCAAAGATACCGGTCTTGGCAGCACAGTGTCCCAGACAAATGACACCCCCATGTCTTGTCTGGATCTGCAAGTCACTCCAGCAGTTCAACAAACAGCAG aCAGCACAAGCTCCGTGGCTCCCGCAACACATGAGGTGGCCACGTGGGAACTGGACGTACGGACAAGCGGAAAAGTGCAGATGGAGAGTCACAAGGAACAGGTCATGTGGAGACTAGAGAGACTTCTTGGAGACACCTGTAAGCAAGGGACAATGTCAAGTGACCCTCATCCGCCTTCAGAAAGTATTTGCACTGAAGACTTTGTGAGGTGCTTTCGAGAGGAGATGGTTGAACTGGCTTTGCCAGAGGGGAGCCTTGATGAGCTCGACAAACAGGGGGAGGCTGAAAGGACTTTGATGACATCTAGCGGGGACCCTTGCCTGAGTCGCCAAAACACTCAAAAGGGTGTCAGAAGTGAAGCAACTACAAATGTGAAAAGTAGTAAACAGGAGCCAGAACAAAGTGAGGAACTCGGAAGATGTTCTTCTGAAACATCTGGAGTTCAGACTTCACATGTTG tcttCTACAGCACAGAGGTGGAAAAAGAACATCAGAACCCAAAGCACATTATTTCTCCAAAGGCCAGGTGCTTAGCAG GAATACCTGTGCGGAATTTTGACACGGTGTCCGTGGACAGTGACCTTGATTCGGTTTGTACAGATCAGGTCAGGCAGCACCTCTGCAGACGGGCTG TTCAAAAACCCACAGGAGCTGCGCAAAACAAAAGTACTCGCTGTAAAGCACAGCAAAAGTGCAG GCCGATGAAATCTTTGGAGGATGATGACAAGGACACTGATGAGGAATCAAATGGACACTGGAGCAGGCGGTCCGAGCTTGAGAAGGCGTCAGAGAAGATGCACTCAGCTTGGGAGAAGATGAGCGAGCGCCTCTCCTCGCTCAGACAA AGATGTGAGAAAGTGGAGGAGACTCTTCGCATGAAAAAGTCTCATTTAACCGAGGTGGAGCTCTCCCTTTCTGAGCTGCAATTGAGAAGAAAG CATGCCTTTCATGATCTTGAGCGACTCAGTGCAGAGACCGGCCACCTAGAGACAGAGAAGAGTCAATTAGAGGTTGTGCTAAAGGACTGTAAGGCAGAGATAAACTCATTAAG TTGCCAGCTGCAGAACCTTCAGAGGCAAAAAGAGTCCCACCTCCGCACAGTCAGAAATTTGCAAGAAGAGCTAAAGAAGAGAGAACAACTCGAGCAGCTGTCCTGCGTGGAG ACCAGCAGAGCGACGTCAGAGCTGGAGAGACAGTTGGGTTGTGCCAATGCTGAACTATTCTCTGAGCGACGGCGGGCAAGAGAGAAGCAGGAATCCATGCAACAA ATGCTGGAGGAAACTTGCGAGGAACTCCTGAGGGCCTCCGAGGCACAGACCTCCCTGAGGAATAGATGCTCTTCTCTAGAAGAGATGCACAAGCAGAAAAAGGAGGAGATAGAG AATCTAGAGTGTCAAGCAGAGGAGCTACGGGGAAAGCTTGGAGCATGCACGGCCAAGGTGGACACGCTTGAGAAACTGTTGGGCCAGAAGGAGCAACAACTGCAAGAACTACAGGAGCAACACGGAGGCTTGCAAACAGAAAGAGAGCGACTGAAGGGAGAGCTGGAGTTCCTAAAAAGTCAACAGCACAGTGCTCTTCAAGAAGCCAGAGAACACGCCCGTACCATGATG gaGGCGGCGCTGAAGCAGCAGAGGAAAGATTTAGTCTCCATTCATGAGCAGCAAATGCAAAAG CTCAAGAAAGATGACGCAAAGGCGCTGAAGAATTCACTGGAGCACCAGAAGGAGGAGTCGAGGAAACGTGAAGAAGAGCTGCGGGCGCAAACATTACAGACGGTGCTGTACTGCGAACCGTTTGACAAAACTCTTCGCGGCGACATTACGTGGACACTTTGCTCCTCTCACATTCAGGTGCACAAAGCCATAGATGAGGAGAGGAGGAAGTGGGAGGCGGACAAAATTGCAGCCGTACACTTCCACCGTGGTTTACTGGAAGAGCAGAACAGGAGGGACCTGGAAACGGCTCAGAGCGAGCTACATCGAGAGAAAGCCAATGCGTTGACGCTTCAGCGTCGAGTGGCGGAGCTGCAAAGC CGCGTGCAGGAGCTGGAGGCCGAGCGCTGCGTGCAGCAGCGAGAGCAGGAGTCTCTGCTCTCGGCCGTTTGCAAGTCACTAAAGCAGGAGCGGCGGGACGAGCTGGACAAATTGCAGAAACACATGTTGCAG GAAAGTGGCAAGACCGAGCTGCAGCTTGAGCAGGCTGTGCGGAAGGCCGAGGCAGAAACGGAGAGGATTGGCAGGATGCTTGAAGAGCAGCGGGTCAGCCATCTTGATGCTCGAGCTGAGCAGGAGCAGCAGCTCGGGGTCTGGGCTCAGGAGCTGGTGGCCCAGTGCGAGTTTCTACGCCTCTTGATCGAGAAAAATGGAGGCCAACAAAATGCGGTGCAGCTCCCTCGCAG CTCTACCATCGATGAGGCTCTTGCCCAACTGAAGGCTCAACAAGAGCCCTTGAAACATCTGATTGAGTACCTTCATCAAGAGTTTGATTCTCAAAGGCAAGCAAGTGAACAGCTGCTCAAAGACAAG GAGCGGGCGTTGAGGATTCAGAGGGAACAGATGAGAATGGAACAAAAGCAAGCCTTGGATTCTCTGAAGAATCGTCTCATTCAG GATCACGTTGAGGAGCTGAGTAGTTTGAAATGGGCTCATTGGAGTGCCGCCGGATTGGAAGCCTCACTTCGCAAGCAGCTGGAGGACAAAGACATGGAGCTGAGGCAAGTCCAAAGGAACATGACTCAGTGGAAGGAACAGACCACCGCTCGACTGGCCTGCAAGTTTGAGGAAGAGTTGACAGCTGAACTGGAAAG GTGCAGATCAAAGTTATTAAGGGGCAG AAAGACGTCCATGAATGAAGAGGAACAGCTGAGGACGGAGGGTCAGCGAAGGCTTAGTGCAAAG AGCAGAGTCAAGCAGCTCCGTGTAGAGAACCAGACGTGGGTGCCAACAGGACCAAACTTTCCTACA cacAACCATCAAGAGAGTAGGAAGGCTTGA
- the si:ch211-102c2.8 gene encoding trichohyalin isoform X4, with protein MEPLSHYTGDQNEFHSDQHNSGSGFEPARPPLSADPCDFLLDAIDAQLGNLQVKNRQLDRIDSAPFRLSQAPSKDTGLGSTVSQTNDTPMSCLDLQVTPAVQQTADSTSSVAPATHEVATWELDVRTSGKVQMESHKEQVMWRLERLLGDTCKQGTMSSDPHPPSESICTEDFVRCFREEMVELALPEGSLDELDKQGEAERTLMTSSGDPCLSRQNTQKGVRSEATTNVKSSKQEPEQSEELGRCSSETSGVQTSHVVFYSTEVEKEHQNPKHIISPKARCLAGIPVRNFDTVSVDSDLDSVCTDQVRQHLCRRAVQKPTGAAQNKSTRCKAQQKCRPMKSLEDDDKDTDEESNGHWSRRSELEKASEKMHSAWEKMSERLSSLRQRCEKVEETLRMKKSHLTEVELSLSELQLRRKHAFHDLERLSAETGHLETEKSQLEVVLKDCKAEINSLSCQLQNLQRQKESHLRTVRNLQEELKKREQLEQLSCVETSRATSELERQLGCANAELFSERRRAREKQESMQQMLEETCEELLRASEAQTSLRNRCSSLEEMHKQKKEEIENLECQAEELRGKLGACTAKVDTLEKLLGQKEQQLQELQEQHGGLQTERERLKGELEFLKSQQHSALQEAREHARTMMEAALKQQRKDLVSIHEQQMQKLKKDDAKALKNSLEHQKEESRKREEELRAQTLQTVHKAIDEERRKWEADKIAAVHFHRGLLEEQNRRDLETAQSELHREKANALTLQRRVAELQSRVQELEAERCVQQREQESLLSAVCKSLKQERRDELDKLQKHMLQESGKTELQLEQAVRKAEAETERIGRMLEEQRVSHLDARAEQEQQLGVWAQELVAQCEFLRLLIEKNGGQQNAVQLPRSSTIDEALAQLKAQQEPLKHLIEYLHQEFDSQRQASEQLLKDKERALRIQREQMRMEQKQALDSLKNRLIQDHVEELSSLKWAHWSAAGLEASLRKQLEDKDMELRQVQRNMTQWKEQTTARLACKFEEELTAELERCRSKLLRGRKTSMNEEEQLRTEGQRRLSAKAASPQTSSDVASLKLVHYLQSRVKQLRVENQTWVPTGPNFPTHNHQESRKA; from the exons ATGGAGCCACTCAGCCATTACACAGGGGACCAGAATGAATTTCACTCAG ACCaacacaacagcggcagcgggTTTGAACCAGCTCGACCTCCTCTCAGTGCGGACCCCTGTGACTTCCTGCTGGATGCCATTGACGCTCAGCTGGGGAACCTGCAA GTCAAGAATCGGCAACTTGACCGCATCGATTCAG CCCCATTTAGGTTGAGTCAGGCTCCCAGCAAAGATACCGGTCTTGGCAGCACAGTGTCCCAGACAAATGACACCCCCATGTCTTGTCTGGATCTGCAAGTCACTCCAGCAGTTCAACAAACAGCAG aCAGCACAAGCTCCGTGGCTCCCGCAACACATGAGGTGGCCACGTGGGAACTGGACGTACGGACAAGCGGAAAAGTGCAGATGGAGAGTCACAAGGAACAGGTCATGTGGAGACTAGAGAGACTTCTTGGAGACACCTGTAAGCAAGGGACAATGTCAAGTGACCCTCATCCGCCTTCAGAAAGTATTTGCACTGAAGACTTTGTGAGGTGCTTTCGAGAGGAGATGGTTGAACTGGCTTTGCCAGAGGGGAGCCTTGATGAGCTCGACAAACAGGGGGAGGCTGAAAGGACTTTGATGACATCTAGCGGGGACCCTTGCCTGAGTCGCCAAAACACTCAAAAGGGTGTCAGAAGTGAAGCAACTACAAATGTGAAAAGTAGTAAACAGGAGCCAGAACAAAGTGAGGAACTCGGAAGATGTTCTTCTGAAACATCTGGAGTTCAGACTTCACATGTTG tcttCTACAGCACAGAGGTGGAAAAAGAACATCAGAACCCAAAGCACATTATTTCTCCAAAGGCCAGGTGCTTAGCAG GAATACCTGTGCGGAATTTTGACACGGTGTCCGTGGACAGTGACCTTGATTCGGTTTGTACAGATCAGGTCAGGCAGCACCTCTGCAGACGGGCTG TTCAAAAACCCACAGGAGCTGCGCAAAACAAAAGTACTCGCTGTAAAGCACAGCAAAAGTGCAG GCCGATGAAATCTTTGGAGGATGATGACAAGGACACTGATGAGGAATCAAATGGACACTGGAGCAGGCGGTCCGAGCTTGAGAAGGCGTCAGAGAAGATGCACTCAGCTTGGGAGAAGATGAGCGAGCGCCTCTCCTCGCTCAGACAA AGATGTGAGAAAGTGGAGGAGACTCTTCGCATGAAAAAGTCTCATTTAACCGAGGTGGAGCTCTCCCTTTCTGAGCTGCAATTGAGAAGAAAG CATGCCTTTCATGATCTTGAGCGACTCAGTGCAGAGACCGGCCACCTAGAGACAGAGAAGAGTCAATTAGAGGTTGTGCTAAAGGACTGTAAGGCAGAGATAAACTCATTAAG TTGCCAGCTGCAGAACCTTCAGAGGCAAAAAGAGTCCCACCTCCGCACAGTCAGAAATTTGCAAGAAGAGCTAAAGAAGAGAGAACAACTCGAGCAGCTGTCCTGCGTGGAG ACCAGCAGAGCGACGTCAGAGCTGGAGAGACAGTTGGGTTGTGCCAATGCTGAACTATTCTCTGAGCGACGGCGGGCAAGAGAGAAGCAGGAATCCATGCAACAA ATGCTGGAGGAAACTTGCGAGGAACTCCTGAGGGCCTCCGAGGCACAGACCTCCCTGAGGAATAGATGCTCTTCTCTAGAAGAGATGCACAAGCAGAAAAAGGAGGAGATAGAG AATCTAGAGTGTCAAGCAGAGGAGCTACGGGGAAAGCTTGGAGCATGCACGGCCAAGGTGGACACGCTTGAGAAACTGTTGGGCCAGAAGGAGCAACAACTGCAAGAACTACAGGAGCAACACGGAGGCTTGCAAACAGAAAGAGAGCGACTGAAGGGAGAGCTGGAGTTCCTAAAAAGTCAACAGCACAGTGCTCTTCAAGAAGCCAGAGAACACGCCCGTACCATGATG gaGGCGGCGCTGAAGCAGCAGAGGAAAGATTTAGTCTCCATTCATGAGCAGCAAATGCAAAAG CTCAAGAAAGATGACGCAAAGGCGCTGAAGAATTCACTGGAGCACCAGAAGGAGGAGTCGAGGAAACGTGAAGAAGAGCTGCGGGCGCAAACATTACAGACG GTGCACAAAGCCATAGATGAGGAGAGGAGGAAGTGGGAGGCGGACAAAATTGCAGCCGTACACTTCCACCGTGGTTTACTGGAAGAGCAGAACAGGAGGGACCTGGAAACGGCTCAGAGCGAGCTACATCGAGAGAAAGCCAATGCGTTGACGCTTCAGCGTCGAGTGGCGGAGCTGCAAAGC CGCGTGCAGGAGCTGGAGGCCGAGCGCTGCGTGCAGCAGCGAGAGCAGGAGTCTCTGCTCTCGGCCGTTTGCAAGTCACTAAAGCAGGAGCGGCGGGACGAGCTGGACAAATTGCAGAAACACATGTTGCAG GAAAGTGGCAAGACCGAGCTGCAGCTTGAGCAGGCTGTGCGGAAGGCCGAGGCAGAAACGGAGAGGATTGGCAGGATGCTTGAAGAGCAGCGGGTCAGCCATCTTGATGCTCGAGCTGAGCAGGAGCAGCAGCTCGGGGTCTGGGCTCAGGAGCTGGTGGCCCAGTGCGAGTTTCTACGCCTCTTGATCGAGAAAAATGGAGGCCAACAAAATGCGGTGCAGCTCCCTCGCAG CTCTACCATCGATGAGGCTCTTGCCCAACTGAAGGCTCAACAAGAGCCCTTGAAACATCTGATTGAGTACCTTCATCAAGAGTTTGATTCTCAAAGGCAAGCAAGTGAACAGCTGCTCAAAGACAAG GAGCGGGCGTTGAGGATTCAGAGGGAACAGATGAGAATGGAACAAAAGCAAGCCTTGGATTCTCTGAAGAATCGTCTCATTCAG GATCACGTTGAGGAGCTGAGTAGTTTGAAATGGGCTCATTGGAGTGCCGCCGGATTGGAAGCCTCACTTCGCAAGCAGCTGGAGGACAAAGACATGGAGCTGAGGCAAGTCCAAAGGAACATGACTCAGTGGAAGGAACAGACCACCGCTCGACTGGCCTGCAAGTTTGAGGAAGAGTTGACAGCTGAACTGGAAAG GTGCAGATCAAAGTTATTAAGGGGCAG AAAGACGTCCATGAATGAAGAGGAACAGCTGAGGACGGAGGGTCAGCGAAGGCTTAGTGCAAAG GCTGCCTCCCCCCAGACCTCCTCGGACGTGGCCTCATTAAAACTTGTGCATTACTTGCAGAGCAGAGTCAAGCAGCTCCGTGTAGAGAACCAGACGTGGGTGCCAACAGGACCAAACTTTCCTACA cacAACCATCAAGAGAGTAGGAAGGCTTGA
- the si:ch211-102c2.8 gene encoding trichohyalin isoform X2, giving the protein MEPLSHYTGDQNEFHSDQHNSGSGFEPARPPLSADPCDFLLDAIDAQLGNLQVKNRQLDRIDSAPFRLSQAPSKDTGLGSTVSQTNDTPMSCLDLQVTPAVQQTADSTSSVAPATHEVATWELDVRTSGKVQMESHKEQVMWRLERLLGDTCKQGTMSSDPHPPSESICTEDFVRCFREEMVELALPEGSLDELDKQGEAERTLMTSSGDPCLSRQNTQKGVRSEATTNVKSSKQEPEQSEELGRCSSETSGVQTSHVVFYSTEVEKEHQNPKHIISPKARCLAGIPVRNFDTVSVDSDLDSVCTDQVRQHLCRRAVQKPTGAAQNKSTRCKAQQKCRPMKSLEDDDKDTDEESNGHWSRRSELEKASEKMHSAWEKMSERLSSLRQRCEKVEETLRMKKSHLTEVELSLSELQLRRKHAFHDLERLSAETGHLETEKSQLEVVLKDCKAEINSLSCQLQNLQRQKESHLRTVRNLQEELKKREQLEQLSCVETSRATSELERQLGCANAELFSERRRAREKQESMQQMLEETCEELLRASEAQTSLRNRCSSLEEMHKQKKEEIENLECQAEELRGKLGACTAKVDTLEKLLGQKEQQLQELQEQHGGLQTERERLKGELEFLKSQQHSALQEAREHARTMMEAALKQQRKDLVSIHEQQMQKLKKDDAKALKNSLEHQKEESRKREEELRAQTLQTVLYCEPFDKTLRGDITWTLCSSHIQVHKAIDEERRKWEADKIAAVHFHRGLLEEQNRRDLETAQSELHREKANALTLQRRVAELQSRVQELEAERCVQQREQESLLSAVCKSLKQERRDELDKLQKHMLQESGKTELQLEQAVRKAEAETERIGRMLEEQRVSHLDARAEQEQQLGVWAQELVAQCEFLRLLIEKNGGQQNAVQLPRSSTIDEALAQLKAQQEPLKHLIEYLHQEFDSQRQASEQLLKDKERALRIQREQMRMEQKQALDSLKNRLIQDHVEELSSLKWAHWSAAGLEASLRKQLEDKDMELRQVQRNMTQWKEQTTARLACKFEEELTAELERKTSMNEEEQLRTEGQRRLSAKAASPQTSSDVASLKLVHYLQSRVKQLRVENQTWVPTGPNFPTHNHQESRKA; this is encoded by the exons ATGGAGCCACTCAGCCATTACACAGGGGACCAGAATGAATTTCACTCAG ACCaacacaacagcggcagcgggTTTGAACCAGCTCGACCTCCTCTCAGTGCGGACCCCTGTGACTTCCTGCTGGATGCCATTGACGCTCAGCTGGGGAACCTGCAA GTCAAGAATCGGCAACTTGACCGCATCGATTCAG CCCCATTTAGGTTGAGTCAGGCTCCCAGCAAAGATACCGGTCTTGGCAGCACAGTGTCCCAGACAAATGACACCCCCATGTCTTGTCTGGATCTGCAAGTCACTCCAGCAGTTCAACAAACAGCAG aCAGCACAAGCTCCGTGGCTCCCGCAACACATGAGGTGGCCACGTGGGAACTGGACGTACGGACAAGCGGAAAAGTGCAGATGGAGAGTCACAAGGAACAGGTCATGTGGAGACTAGAGAGACTTCTTGGAGACACCTGTAAGCAAGGGACAATGTCAAGTGACCCTCATCCGCCTTCAGAAAGTATTTGCACTGAAGACTTTGTGAGGTGCTTTCGAGAGGAGATGGTTGAACTGGCTTTGCCAGAGGGGAGCCTTGATGAGCTCGACAAACAGGGGGAGGCTGAAAGGACTTTGATGACATCTAGCGGGGACCCTTGCCTGAGTCGCCAAAACACTCAAAAGGGTGTCAGAAGTGAAGCAACTACAAATGTGAAAAGTAGTAAACAGGAGCCAGAACAAAGTGAGGAACTCGGAAGATGTTCTTCTGAAACATCTGGAGTTCAGACTTCACATGTTG tcttCTACAGCACAGAGGTGGAAAAAGAACATCAGAACCCAAAGCACATTATTTCTCCAAAGGCCAGGTGCTTAGCAG GAATACCTGTGCGGAATTTTGACACGGTGTCCGTGGACAGTGACCTTGATTCGGTTTGTACAGATCAGGTCAGGCAGCACCTCTGCAGACGGGCTG TTCAAAAACCCACAGGAGCTGCGCAAAACAAAAGTACTCGCTGTAAAGCACAGCAAAAGTGCAG GCCGATGAAATCTTTGGAGGATGATGACAAGGACACTGATGAGGAATCAAATGGACACTGGAGCAGGCGGTCCGAGCTTGAGAAGGCGTCAGAGAAGATGCACTCAGCTTGGGAGAAGATGAGCGAGCGCCTCTCCTCGCTCAGACAA AGATGTGAGAAAGTGGAGGAGACTCTTCGCATGAAAAAGTCTCATTTAACCGAGGTGGAGCTCTCCCTTTCTGAGCTGCAATTGAGAAGAAAG CATGCCTTTCATGATCTTGAGCGACTCAGTGCAGAGACCGGCCACCTAGAGACAGAGAAGAGTCAATTAGAGGTTGTGCTAAAGGACTGTAAGGCAGAGATAAACTCATTAAG TTGCCAGCTGCAGAACCTTCAGAGGCAAAAAGAGTCCCACCTCCGCACAGTCAGAAATTTGCAAGAAGAGCTAAAGAAGAGAGAACAACTCGAGCAGCTGTCCTGCGTGGAG ACCAGCAGAGCGACGTCAGAGCTGGAGAGACAGTTGGGTTGTGCCAATGCTGAACTATTCTCTGAGCGACGGCGGGCAAGAGAGAAGCAGGAATCCATGCAACAA ATGCTGGAGGAAACTTGCGAGGAACTCCTGAGGGCCTCCGAGGCACAGACCTCCCTGAGGAATAGATGCTCTTCTCTAGAAGAGATGCACAAGCAGAAAAAGGAGGAGATAGAG AATCTAGAGTGTCAAGCAGAGGAGCTACGGGGAAAGCTTGGAGCATGCACGGCCAAGGTGGACACGCTTGAGAAACTGTTGGGCCAGAAGGAGCAACAACTGCAAGAACTACAGGAGCAACACGGAGGCTTGCAAACAGAAAGAGAGCGACTGAAGGGAGAGCTGGAGTTCCTAAAAAGTCAACAGCACAGTGCTCTTCAAGAAGCCAGAGAACACGCCCGTACCATGATG gaGGCGGCGCTGAAGCAGCAGAGGAAAGATTTAGTCTCCATTCATGAGCAGCAAATGCAAAAG CTCAAGAAAGATGACGCAAAGGCGCTGAAGAATTCACTGGAGCACCAGAAGGAGGAGTCGAGGAAACGTGAAGAAGAGCTGCGGGCGCAAACATTACAGACGGTGCTGTACTGCGAACCGTTTGACAAAACTCTTCGCGGCGACATTACGTGGACACTTTGCTCCTCTCACATTCAGGTGCACAAAGCCATAGATGAGGAGAGGAGGAAGTGGGAGGCGGACAAAATTGCAGCCGTACACTTCCACCGTGGTTTACTGGAAGAGCAGAACAGGAGGGACCTGGAAACGGCTCAGAGCGAGCTACATCGAGAGAAAGCCAATGCGTTGACGCTTCAGCGTCGAGTGGCGGAGCTGCAAAGC CGCGTGCAGGAGCTGGAGGCCGAGCGCTGCGTGCAGCAGCGAGAGCAGGAGTCTCTGCTCTCGGCCGTTTGCAAGTCACTAAAGCAGGAGCGGCGGGACGAGCTGGACAAATTGCAGAAACACATGTTGCAG GAAAGTGGCAAGACCGAGCTGCAGCTTGAGCAGGCTGTGCGGAAGGCCGAGGCAGAAACGGAGAGGATTGGCAGGATGCTTGAAGAGCAGCGGGTCAGCCATCTTGATGCTCGAGCTGAGCAGGAGCAGCAGCTCGGGGTCTGGGCTCAGGAGCTGGTGGCCCAGTGCGAGTTTCTACGCCTCTTGATCGAGAAAAATGGAGGCCAACAAAATGCGGTGCAGCTCCCTCGCAG CTCTACCATCGATGAGGCTCTTGCCCAACTGAAGGCTCAACAAGAGCCCTTGAAACATCTGATTGAGTACCTTCATCAAGAGTTTGATTCTCAAAGGCAAGCAAGTGAACAGCTGCTCAAAGACAAG GAGCGGGCGTTGAGGATTCAGAGGGAACAGATGAGAATGGAACAAAAGCAAGCCTTGGATTCTCTGAAGAATCGTCTCATTCAG GATCACGTTGAGGAGCTGAGTAGTTTGAAATGGGCTCATTGGAGTGCCGCCGGATTGGAAGCCTCACTTCGCAAGCAGCTGGAGGACAAAGACATGGAGCTGAGGCAAGTCCAAAGGAACATGACTCAGTGGAAGGAACAGACCACCGCTCGACTGGCCTGCAAGTTTGAGGAAGAGTTGACAGCTGAACTGGAAAG AAAGACGTCCATGAATGAAGAGGAACAGCTGAGGACGGAGGGTCAGCGAAGGCTTAGTGCAAAG GCTGCCTCCCCCCAGACCTCCTCGGACGTGGCCTCATTAAAACTTGTGCATTACTTGCAGAGCAGAGTCAAGCAGCTCCGTGTAGAGAACCAGACGTGGGTGCCAACAGGACCAAACTTTCCTACA cacAACCATCAAGAGAGTAGGAAGGCTTGA